The Aerosakkonema funiforme FACHB-1375 genome includes a window with the following:
- a CDS encoding chromosome segregation ATPase, whose product MRERGSSDRQSGARASEQGDRASAPLRERNRFRIPPLIPGRAAVPPTVAASVSAETTMVPKIQSSGSERADGELLEKVEPGKSAPVEAEVSQKLRHWSSYWQFWAGLATVTAGGVGFTAVALLLKLPTVPNCPSMYWPTASASMRLYCAQLAAKKQTVKDLLEAIALVQSLPPDHPMRQEVNEEIEVWSKDILDLAEKSFDAGKLDEAISIARKIPADVPAYKLVEDRIKSWKSLWSRAEKVYKDAEDELREQNWTQAFREAVRLLYIGNTYWETTKYEELNQLITSARDDGETLGKAQNQARRGGVKNLLKAIELVESIDPKSYLYKEAQAAIVEFGGKMMELAEAQLESRNVDEAIAIARQIPGRANMQGEVQDFIDLARAQSVAQQGTAASLSEAIALVKKLTPDRPLYSKGQDLIIRWQRELEDIAHLEKARQLAQLSTASDLKSAIKEVQLIPASHPRADEAKTEISRWTAQIQTMEDRPYLSRAEQMASLGDETSLQAAIDEANQIAVGRALYREAQDKVKQWTGQIQRIQDQPYLDQARQLARGGNLVDAIAIAQQIKSGRALSGEAQAAMKDWQAQIQAQQNLQQARSVATQATPDALASAIRLAKLVPSSSPLRSEAEEAINQWSYQMLSQAQDRATYDLQGAIAIAKTIPSGTSAYGEARAQIDVWQNILNPPAIPSPEPIAPSPESVAPPPAPPPVEQTQQSTPPPDFAPSEQSNPAPATVP is encoded by the coding sequence ATGAGAGAACGGGGAAGTTCAGACCGACAGTCTGGCGCCAGAGCTTCAGAACAGGGGGATAGGGCATCCGCGCCGCTACGCGAACGCAACCGATTCCGCATTCCGCCGCTGATTCCTGGAAGGGCTGCTGTGCCGCCGACTGTCGCTGCTTCAGTATCCGCAGAAACTACTATGGTGCCCAAAATACAATCTTCTGGATCGGAACGCGCTGATGGGGAGCTGTTAGAAAAAGTGGAGCCAGGAAAATCAGCACCTGTTGAGGCCGAAGTTTCGCAAAAGTTGCGACACTGGTCGAGCTATTGGCAGTTTTGGGCAGGTTTGGCAACGGTGACGGCAGGTGGAGTTGGATTTACGGCAGTGGCCTTATTGCTGAAGCTGCCAACCGTGCCGAACTGTCCGTCGATGTACTGGCCAACTGCCTCGGCATCGATGCGCCTGTATTGCGCTCAGTTAGCGGCTAAGAAGCAGACGGTGAAAGATTTGCTGGAAGCGATCGCGCTTGTCCAAAGTTTGCCGCCGGATCATCCGATGCGCCAGGAAGTCAACGAAGAAATCGAAGTTTGGTCAAAAGATATTTTGGATCTGGCCGAAAAATCGTTTGATGCAGGTAAGCTGGATGAGGCGATCTCGATCGCTAGAAAAATTCCGGCTGATGTACCTGCCTACAAATTGGTGGAAGATCGGATTAAAAGTTGGAAATCTCTTTGGTCTAGGGCAGAGAAAGTTTATAAGGACGCGGAAGATGAGCTGCGCGAGCAAAACTGGACTCAAGCTTTTCGGGAAGCTGTACGTTTGCTGTACATAGGTAATACTTATTGGGAAACAACTAAGTACGAGGAACTCAACCAGCTGATAACGTCGGCGCGGGATGATGGCGAGACGTTGGGTAAGGCGCAAAATCAAGCAAGACGTGGCGGAGTGAAGAATCTGCTTAAGGCGATCGAGCTAGTGGAGTCGATCGACCCCAAGAGTTACCTCTACAAGGAAGCTCAAGCGGCTATTGTGGAATTTGGCGGCAAAATGATGGAGCTGGCAGAGGCACAATTGGAGTCGCGGAATGTGGATGAAGCGATCGCGATCGCTCGTCAGATTCCCGGTCGTGCCAATATGCAGGGCGAGGTGCAAGATTTTATCGATCTGGCTAGAGCCCAATCTGTGGCACAACAGGGCACGGCTGCTAGTTTGTCAGAGGCGATCGCGCTTGTGAAAAAGCTTACTCCTGACCGACCTCTGTACAGTAAGGGGCAGGATCTGATTATTCGCTGGCAGCGAGAACTTGAAGACATCGCTCACCTGGAAAAAGCACGCCAACTGGCTCAACTAAGCACTGCTAGCGATCTAAAATCGGCAATTAAAGAGGTGCAACTCATCCCCGCCAGTCATCCTCGCGCTGACGAAGCAAAAACGGAAATCTCTCGCTGGACGGCTCAAATTCAGACGATGGAAGATCGTCCTTATCTAAGTCGCGCCGAACAAATGGCAAGTTTGGGCGATGAAACATCTCTGCAAGCGGCAATTGATGAGGCGAATCAAATAGCTGTCGGTCGGGCTCTTTATCGGGAAGCTCAAGATAAGGTTAAGCAATGGACGGGTCAGATTCAGCGCATTCAAGACCAGCCTTATCTAGATCAAGCTCGGCAGTTGGCTCGTGGGGGCAATCTTGTTGATGCGATTGCTATTGCCCAACAAATTAAATCGGGAAGGGCGCTATCCGGCGAGGCGCAAGCGGCAATGAAGGATTGGCAAGCACAAATCCAAGCTCAACAAAATTTGCAACAAGCACGCAGTGTCGCAACTCAAGCAACTCCAGATGCTTTGGCGTCGGCGATTCGATTGGCAAAGCTGGTACCCAGCTCCAGTCCGTTGCGATCGGAAGCTGAAGAAGCGATAAATCAGTGGAGCTATCAAATGCTGAGTCAGGCGCAAGACCGGGCGACTTACGATTTGCAAGGTGCGATCGCAATTGCTAAAACTATTCCTTCCGGTACGAGTGCCTATGGAGAAGCGAGAGCGCAGATCGATGTCTGGCAAAATATTCTCAATCCTCCAGCTATACCCAGTCCAGAACCTATTGCACCCAGTCCGGAATCTGTTGCTCCACCACCAGCTCCACCACCAGTAGAGCAGACACAGCAAAGTACTCCACCTCCAGATTTTGCTCCTTCGGAACAGTCAAATCCTGCACCTGCTACTGTTCCTTAG
- a CDS encoding DUF928 domain-containing protein, with product MVISRQEGTVAASAVSIMLIPLIAGSNILFDRTLNKLSIDFDLSAKALTKPARALKSIDYKPPNRGAPSITTAGGARLRPATEIQDGGERTGTIPPPCSQPLVVFLVPQSHAGQTVSGRPTFFWYVSDPKVKTVEFNLKKAGAKESIFSNESVDIPAAGIIKLKIPENVPELTEGQDYVWSVSSVCVDKGVVKKRVALAGITRVAPTSELTKQLASAKSESDRAKAYAQQGYWYDALEALSKAADAKPEDPSIVEDFYSLLKQVGLDGVVEQVRQQS from the coding sequence ATGGTTATTTCCCGTCAAGAAGGGACTGTAGCAGCAAGTGCAGTCTCAATAATGTTGATACCGCTAATTGCTGGAAGCAACATTCTTTTCGATCGCACATTAAATAAGCTATCAATTGATTTCGACTTAAGCGCCAAAGCTTTGACGAAACCTGCAAGAGCGCTGAAAAGTATTGACTACAAACCGCCTAACCGTGGGGCTCCTTCCATTACCACAGCTGGTGGAGCGCGTCTTCGTCCTGCTACTGAGATTCAAGACGGGGGTGAGCGTACCGGTACTATACCTCCCCCCTGTTCCCAGCCCCTGGTGGTATTTTTGGTTCCGCAAAGCCATGCAGGACAAACTGTCTCCGGTCGTCCCACTTTTTTCTGGTACGTTTCCGATCCAAAAGTGAAAACAGTAGAGTTTAATTTAAAGAAAGCGGGGGCGAAAGAGTCGATATTCAGTAATGAAAGCGTCGATATTCCAGCAGCAGGGATAATTAAGCTTAAAATACCTGAAAACGTACCGGAATTGACAGAAGGGCAAGACTACGTTTGGTCAGTATCTAGCGTTTGCGTTGATAAAGGGGTAGTGAAAAAGAGGGTAGCTCTGGCTGGGATTACTCGCGTTGCTCCCACATCAGAATTGACAAAACAACTTGCTTCTGCTAAGTCAGAAAGCGATCGCGCCAAAGCCTACGCTCAGCAAGGCTACTGGTATGATGCTCTGGAGGCGCTATCGAAAGCTGCTGATGCTAAACCTGAAGACCCCTCAATTGTCGAGGATTTTTACTCGCTTCTCAAACAAGTTGGTCTAGATGGAGTGGTGGAGCAAGTCCGGCAACAATCGTAA
- the hisD gene encoding histidinol dehydrogenase: protein MLRIITQRTEAEAELRRIRDRTSTDQIVHKEATVREVLQAVQRQGDRAVLHYTQEFDRQFLTPEQLRVSGSELDAAYQQVSKELLDAIQLARAQIEAFHRQRVPKSWVQFKEDEVVLGKRYTPVDRAGIYVPGGRAAYPSTVLMNAIPAKVAGVPRIVMVTPPAPPAGHIGLDESEIKSNLSPTSASISPAPINPAVLVAAQEAGISEIYRVGGAQAIAALAYGTETIPKVDVITGPGNIYVTLAKKLVYGTVGIDSLAGPSEVLVIADTTANPVYVAADLLAQAEHDPMAAAILLTTDAVLAQKVQAEVEWQLRDHPRRLLTEKALAHYGSIVVVDSIAEAAELSNEFAPEHLELEVDDPWAMLDLIRHAGAIFIGSSTPEAVGDYLAGPNHTLPTSGAARYASALGVETFMKHSSIISYSPTALQKVANQIDVLANAEGLPSHADSVRLRMPRREGGNQGL, encoded by the coding sequence ATGCTGCGAATCATTACTCAGCGGACTGAGGCAGAGGCGGAACTGCGGCGTATCCGCGATCGCACTTCCACTGACCAGATTGTTCACAAAGAAGCAACGGTTCGGGAAGTCCTACAGGCGGTACAGCGCCAAGGTGACCGGGCAGTCTTGCATTATACCCAAGAATTCGATCGACAATTCCTCACTCCAGAACAACTGCGGGTGAGCGGCTCGGAATTAGATGCCGCTTACCAACAGGTGTCCAAAGAGTTGTTGGATGCAATTCAGTTAGCGCGAGCCCAGATAGAAGCGTTTCACCGACAGAGAGTGCCTAAATCCTGGGTTCAATTTAAAGAAGATGAGGTAGTGCTGGGAAAGCGCTACACCCCAGTAGATCGGGCTGGAATCTACGTTCCTGGAGGTCGTGCTGCCTATCCCAGTACCGTGTTGATGAATGCTATCCCAGCTAAAGTGGCTGGAGTGCCCCGAATTGTCATGGTGACGCCGCCCGCGCCGCCTGCTGGGCACATCGGCCTAGACGAAAGCGAAATAAAGTCCAATCTTTCGCCGACATCTGCAAGCATCTCCCCCGCGCCAATTAACCCAGCCGTGCTAGTAGCTGCCCAAGAAGCAGGGATCTCCGAAATCTACCGTGTGGGGGGCGCTCAAGCGATCGCCGCTTTGGCCTACGGAACCGAAACTATACCGAAGGTAGACGTAATTACCGGTCCAGGTAATATTTACGTTACCCTGGCTAAAAAATTAGTCTACGGCACAGTGGGGATTGACTCGTTAGCAGGGCCATCGGAAGTACTGGTGATTGCAGACACAACTGCCAATCCAGTCTACGTAGCGGCAGACTTGCTGGCACAAGCGGAACACGACCCAATGGCAGCTGCCATTCTGCTGACGACTGATGCCGTGCTGGCGCAGAAAGTACAGGCAGAAGTCGAATGGCAATTGCGAGACCATCCGCGACGCCTGCTGACCGAGAAAGCCCTCGCTCACTATGGCTCGATCGTTGTCGTGGATTCAATCGCCGAGGCAGCAGAGCTTTCCAACGAGTTCGCACCCGAACACCTGGAACTGGAAGTAGATGACCCTTGGGCGATGTTGGATTTGATTCGCCATGCAGGTGCCATATTTATTGGTTCCTCGACCCCCGAAGCAGTGGGCGATTACTTGGCTGGGCCCAATCATACCCTACCGACTTCCGGTGCAGCTCGCTACGCTTCAGCGCTGGGAGTGGAAACCTTTATGAAGCACTCCTCAATCATCAGTTACTCGCCAACCGCGCTTCAAAAGGTTGCTAACCAGATCGATGTGCTGGCTAATGCTGAAGGACTCCCTTCTCACGCCGACTCAGTGCGACTCCGTATGCCCAGACGAGAAGGTGGAAACCAGGGATTGTAA
- a CDS encoding TatD family hydrolase, which yields MQLIDTHVHINLIGSWGDLKMLPQEGNFDLFDRELEAVRQRWLEAGVIRLVHSCVEPAEFTTIQSIAHKFPEVYFAVGLHPLDAHKWIPEYEEKILSLAQSDPKVVAIGETGLDFYKAENQSTQETAFLAHLELARKLDKPVIIHCRDAAVRMRELLAEFWQLRGPVRGVMHCWGGGPEETQWFLNLGFYISFSGIITFKNATQIHESARIVPESRLLIETDCPFLAPIPKRGKRNEPAYVRYVAEHMARLRSVSTEAIAQITTENACKLFGL from the coding sequence ATGCAATTAATTGACACCCACGTCCACATTAATTTAATTGGCTCGTGGGGCGACTTAAAAATGCTGCCCCAAGAAGGGAATTTTGATTTGTTCGATCGCGAATTGGAAGCTGTGCGGCAGCGATGGTTGGAAGCAGGTGTCATTCGTCTGGTACATTCCTGCGTGGAGCCAGCCGAATTTACAACTATTCAAAGCATCGCGCACAAGTTTCCAGAGGTTTACTTTGCTGTGGGTTTGCATCCTCTGGACGCCCATAAATGGATACCTGAGTACGAAGAGAAAATTTTGTCTTTAGCACAGTCCGATCCGAAAGTAGTTGCTATCGGCGAAACCGGATTAGACTTCTATAAGGCAGAAAACCAATCTACACAAGAAACCGCCTTTCTGGCTCATCTCGAGCTGGCTAGAAAACTAGATAAGCCTGTAATAATTCACTGCCGCGATGCAGCGGTAAGAATGCGAGAGCTATTGGCAGAATTTTGGCAGCTTCGAGGGCCAGTCAGAGGAGTGATGCACTGCTGGGGAGGAGGGCCAGAAGAAACCCAATGGTTTTTAAATTTGGGTTTCTATATCAGCTTTAGCGGTATCATCACCTTTAAAAACGCCACCCAAATTCACGAATCGGCTAGGATAGTACCAGAATCGCGCCTGTTGATTGAGACGGATTGCCCTTTTCTGGCACCAATACCCAAGCGGGGCAAACGCAACGAACCGGCTTACGTGCGATACGTCGCCGAGCATATGGCTCGTCTGCGGAGCGTATCAACAGAAGCGATCGCCCAAATTACAACCGAAAATGCCTGTAAGCTGTTTGGCCTCTAA
- the hslO gene encoding Hsp33 family molecular chaperone HslO encodes MADQLIRATAADGGIRAVGAISTRLTEEAKRRHKLSYVATAALGRTMTAGLLLVSNMKRAESRVNIRVKGNGPLGGILVDAGLDGTVRGYVDNPSIELPPNAKGKLDVGGAVGQDGYLYVVRDVGYGYPYSSTVELVSGEIGDDIANYLVTSEQTPSALVVGVFLEAGEVKAAGGILVQVLPKAARDEALVETLESRVGALSGFTPLLQAGKTLPDIFEQLLGDMGLVLLPEIQLLRFHCGCSRSRVMGALKMLGEAELQDMIEKDNGAEATCHFCGEVYQASSDELAQLIVDLRAQS; translated from the coding sequence ATGGCCGACCAGTTAATCCGCGCTACCGCAGCCGATGGTGGAATTCGTGCAGTTGGTGCGATTTCAACGCGCCTCACAGAAGAAGCCAAACGGCGGCACAAGCTTTCCTACGTGGCAACGGCGGCATTAGGCCGCACGATGACAGCAGGGCTGTTGCTAGTCTCCAATATGAAGCGAGCCGAATCAAGAGTAAATATCCGGGTCAAAGGTAACGGCCCTTTGGGTGGTATTCTTGTGGATGCAGGTTTGGATGGAACCGTGCGCGGCTATGTAGATAATCCCTCAATTGAGCTGCCACCAAATGCCAAGGGCAAACTCGATGTAGGTGGAGCTGTGGGTCAGGATGGTTATCTCTACGTTGTGCGAGATGTAGGATACGGCTATCCCTATTCCAGTACTGTCGAGTTGGTTTCAGGTGAAATTGGCGATGATATAGCCAATTACCTAGTAACTTCAGAACAAACTCCCTCGGCTCTAGTTGTAGGTGTGTTTCTCGAAGCTGGCGAAGTCAAAGCAGCTGGGGGTATTTTAGTCCAAGTTTTACCCAAAGCAGCTAGAGATGAAGCGCTGGTGGAAACTTTGGAGTCTCGTGTTGGCGCTCTATCGGGGTTTACACCTTTGTTGCAGGCAGGCAAGACACTGCCGGACATTTTTGAGCAGCTACTGGGAGATATGGGACTGGTGCTGCTACCAGAAATACAGTTGCTGCGCTTTCACTGCGGTTGCTCTAGAAGCCGCGTTATGGGTGCTTTAAAAATGCTGGGTGAAGCAGAACTCCAGGACATGATCGAGAAAGATAATGGTGCTGAGGCGACTTGTCACTTCTGTGGTGAGGTCTATCAAGCCAGTAGCGACGAACTCGCGCAACTGATTGTAGATTTACGGGCTCAATCTTGA
- a CDS encoding O-linked N-acetylglucosamine transferase family protein, translating into MSNSTGLHQEALAWHNQKCFVQAEQKYKEALQFNPNNPDIWSDLSVLYYQLDRYQEGLEAIDRALNIGSPKQIYYYRLGLLLEKTGAISRSIRAYQQSIVLDNNWIDSYVNLGRILFEQGNLSKAESVFMQAIARQVNRADIYYYLGKVLIARRQVESGIAAYKKALSIENDNFNILYDLGTALQSQAKPEAIGLLYIGHAFYYQNNYAQAVKYYEDFLAISQENPINVQPILEAYFNLITSLYQLEQDEEAIKAYREAIQTYPNVDRLPAQLWEFLHLDGRAKEAIKIAELLPNFNKNNLYLLRQSSLILPVVYESEEEIDYYRDRFTQGLEELIEQTSLTTPETIKNALMDVGAHTNFYLAYQGKNDLKLQTRYGQYFQQIMAANYPEFVKDIAMPTISEHSKINIGYISNYFYSYHTVTHLFLGWLRHCDRHKFNLYCYQLGNPSDLEIVKFLEHYSDNFYHLAHDQSLDINYIRKTAEKIISDRLHVLVFLDIGMHPYMTVFGSLRLAPIQCSTWAHPVTTGLPTIDYFLSSDLMEPYDAENHYSEKLIRLPNIGISYPKTAIPKVTKTRKDYQLREDAIVYLCCQSLYKYLPQYDYIFTEIAKRIPQAQFAFISNKSVHVTKLFRQRLQRAFERVELNSEDYCKILPQQYQIDYWNLNLISDIFLDTLSWSGGRTTLEAITCNLPIVTCPSEFMRGRHSYAILKMLGMTETIAKDETEYIEIAVRLGLDRSWRESIVKKMNQRHSYLYNDKTCVAALEEFYQQVVREKYQLSKEQ; encoded by the coding sequence ATGTCTAATTCTACTGGTCTGCATCAAGAGGCTCTAGCTTGGCACAATCAAAAATGTTTTGTCCAAGCGGAACAAAAATATAAAGAGGCTTTGCAGTTCAATCCAAATAATCCAGATATTTGGAGCGATTTATCTGTTTTATATTATCAACTGGATAGATATCAAGAAGGATTAGAGGCGATCGATCGCGCCTTAAACATTGGCTCACCCAAACAAATTTATTATTATAGACTTGGTTTACTGCTAGAAAAAACAGGTGCAATCTCTCGTTCGATACGCGCTTATCAACAGTCGATCGTCCTCGATAATAATTGGATTGACTCTTATGTAAACTTAGGACGGATATTATTTGAACAAGGCAACCTTTCCAAAGCTGAATCAGTTTTTATGCAGGCGATCGCTCGCCAAGTAAATCGTGCAGATATTTACTATTATTTGGGTAAAGTTTTAATAGCACGCCGTCAAGTAGAGTCGGGGATAGCTGCTTATAAAAAAGCCCTAAGTATCGAAAATGATAATTTTAATATTTTGTACGATTTGGGAACGGCATTGCAGAGTCAAGCAAAGCCAGAAGCAATCGGTTTACTTTACATCGGTCATGCGTTTTATTACCAAAATAATTATGCCCAAGCAGTTAAATATTACGAAGATTTTTTAGCTATTTCTCAAGAGAATCCTATAAATGTACAGCCTATACTTGAAGCATACTTTAACTTAATTACCAGTCTTTATCAGTTAGAACAAGATGAAGAGGCAATTAAAGCCTATCGCGAAGCCATACAAACTTATCCAAATGTAGATAGATTGCCAGCGCAGCTATGGGAATTTTTACATTTAGATGGCCGAGCTAAGGAAGCTATAAAAATCGCAGAATTACTACCGAATTTCAACAAAAATAATTTATATTTACTGCGGCAAAGTTCGCTAATACTTCCTGTTGTTTATGAAAGTGAAGAAGAAATAGATTATTACCGCGATCGTTTTACACAAGGATTAGAAGAACTAATTGAGCAAACCTCTTTAACAACACCCGAAACTATAAAAAATGCTTTAATGGATGTAGGAGCGCACACAAACTTTTATTTGGCTTATCAAGGTAAGAATGACTTAAAGCTACAAACTCGTTATGGACAGTATTTTCAGCAAATTATGGCGGCAAATTATCCTGAATTTGTCAAGGATATAGCAATGCCAACAATTAGCGAACATAGCAAGATTAATATCGGGTATATTTCTAACTATTTTTATAGTTATCATACAGTTACTCATTTATTTCTCGGTTGGCTGCGTCATTGCGATCGCCATAAATTTAATCTGTATTGCTATCAGCTAGGTAATCCTTCAGACCTAGAGATAGTTAAGTTTTTAGAACACTATAGCGATAATTTTTATCACCTCGCACACGACCAAAGTTTAGATATAAATTATATCAGAAAAACAGCCGAAAAAATTATTAGCGATCGCCTTCATGTGCTGGTTTTCCTAGACATAGGTATGCACCCGTACATGACCGTATTTGGGAGCTTAAGATTAGCGCCAATTCAATGCAGTACATGGGCGCATCCTGTGACCACTGGGTTACCGACAATAGATTACTTTTTATCGAGCGATTTAATGGAACCATATGATGCTGAAAACCATTACTCAGAAAAATTAATCCGCTTACCTAATATTGGGATATCCTACCCCAAAACAGCAATTCCCAAAGTAACAAAAACGCGGAAAGATTATCAACTGCGAGAAGATGCGATCGTTTATTTATGCTGTCAGTCACTTTATAAATATCTACCCCAGTATGACTATATATTTACTGAAATTGCCAAACGTATTCCCCAAGCTCAATTTGCTTTTATATCTAACAAAAGCGTTCATGTTACCAAACTGTTTCGTCAGCGACTGCAACGTGCTTTCGAGCGCGTTGAATTGAACAGCGAGGATTATTGTAAAATATTGCCCCAGCAATATCAAATTGACTATTGGAACCTTAATTTGATTTCCGATATATTTTTAGATACTCTCAGTTGGTCTGGAGGTAGAACAACCTTAGAAGCGATTACCTGTAATTTGCCTATAGTCACCTGTCCGAGTGAGTTTATGCGCGGTCGCCATTCCTATGCAATTTTGAAAATGCTAGGAATGACAGAAACAATAGCTAAAGATGAAACAGAATATATCGAAATCGCTGTGAGATTGGGTTTGGATCGCTCGTGGCGAGAAAGTATAGTCAAAAAAATGAACCAGCGCCACTCTTATCTTTACAATGACAAGACTTGTGTAGCAGCGCTGGAGGAATTTTATCAGCAGGTAGTCCGAGAGAAATATCAACTTTCTAAGGAACAGTAG
- a CDS encoding universal stress protein → MIETILVALDGSELSEQVIETINSIQLGSGTKIILSHVMPPPDADVEWAADRPHSNSEELPYRHIEKQLQSYQANLPCQSELEIVTGDPAEEIVRLANIYRADLIVIGSRGLTGLKRILQGSVSSQVVADAPCSVLVVKPK, encoded by the coding sequence GTGATCGAAACAATTCTGGTGGCACTTGATGGATCGGAGCTATCGGAGCAAGTGATTGAGACTATAAACAGCATCCAATTGGGATCGGGGACGAAAATTATCCTTTCTCATGTCATGCCTCCGCCAGATGCTGATGTCGAATGGGCAGCCGATCGGCCTCACAGTAATTCCGAGGAACTGCCCTACAGACACATTGAAAAGCAGCTGCAATCCTACCAGGCTAATCTGCCTTGCCAGAGTGAATTGGAAATAGTCACTGGAGACCCAGCAGAAGAAATCGTTCGCCTTGCAAATATCTATCGAGCCGACCTAATTGTGATCGGGAGTCGAGGTTTAACTGGCTTAAAGCGGATTTTGCAGGGGTCTGTCAGCAGTCAAGTCGTAGCGGATGCCCCTTGTTCGGTGCTGGTAGTTAAGCCAAAATAG
- the rpsT gene encoding 30S ribosomal protein S20 has translation MANTKSAIKRVEIAERNRLRNKAYASAVKTLTKNFLASVETYAANPTPELLQEVQQRMSAAYSKIDKAVKRGVLHRNNGARKKSRLARTLKRYSTKASAAS, from the coding sequence GTGGCTAACACCAAGTCCGCAATTAAGCGCGTTGAAATAGCAGAACGCAATCGTTTGCGTAATAAAGCTTACGCTTCGGCGGTCAAGACGCTGACCAAGAACTTCTTGGCATCTGTCGAAACCTACGCAGCCAACCCCACCCCTGAATTGCTACAGGAGGTACAGCAGCGTATGTCAGCTGCATACAGCAAAATCGACAAAGCAGTTAAGCGAGGCGTCCTGCACCGCAATAACGGGGCTCGCAAAAAATCTCGCTTGGCACGCACCCTCAAGCGATACAGCACTAAGGCATCTGCTGCTTCTTAG
- a CDS encoding DUF928 domain-containing protein, protein MVIYLKKATLVTGAISILVGQQIGWSNTSTDRTTNQLSMELSLNAAVLAQVPSQGGTGINYKPPNRSAPSETASGGARNYEQPAILESGDDSVIQLRGPDNTPAAPDAPPVRMQSPPRVCSENLPVLLVPQNHAGETTSGRPTFFWYMPDTQSVDFTIEKVGVDKPVFEEKLQIPKAGIIQTEIPENLPELAVGQDYLWSVSVVCGDTGGMKKVTLQAAIRRVAATQELNRRLKSARSERDRARVYAQQGFWYDALKALSSASEAKPQEQLISDDFYSLLEQVGLNQVVAKQRQNRRR, encoded by the coding sequence ATGGTTATTTACCTTAAAAAGGCGACTTTGGTGACTGGTGCGATATCAATCCTTGTGGGCCAGCAGATCGGTTGGAGCAATACTTCAACCGATCGAACTACGAACCAGTTATCAATGGAACTAAGTTTAAACGCTGCGGTATTAGCGCAAGTTCCTTCACAAGGTGGCACAGGCATTAATTACAAGCCCCCCAATCGAAGCGCTCCTTCGGAAACTGCGTCAGGTGGAGCGCGTAATTACGAGCAGCCAGCTATTTTGGAGTCTGGTGATGATTCGGTGATTCAGTTGCGGGGACCCGATAATACACCTGCTGCGCCAGATGCTCCCCCAGTCCGAATGCAGTCTCCTCCCAGGGTCTGTTCCGAAAACTTACCTGTACTCTTAGTTCCCCAGAATCACGCTGGGGAAACTACTTCTGGCCGTCCTACTTTTTTTTGGTATATGCCAGACACGCAATCGGTGGACTTTACGATCGAGAAAGTGGGGGTAGATAAGCCAGTATTTGAGGAAAAACTACAAATCCCAAAAGCAGGCATAATTCAAACCGAAATTCCTGAAAACCTACCGGAATTAGCTGTAGGCCAAGACTACCTTTGGTCGGTGTCAGTTGTCTGCGGCGATACAGGAGGTATGAAGAAAGTTACTCTTCAAGCTGCTATCAGGCGCGTAGCTGCAACACAGGAACTGAACAGGCGCTTAAAATCTGCCCGTTCTGAACGCGATCGCGCTAGAGTATACGCTCAGCAAGGATTCTGGTACGATGCCTTAAAAGCGCTCTCCAGCGCCTCTGAAGCTAAGCCGCAAGAGCAGTTGATTTCGGACGATTTTTACTCGCTTTTAGAGCAAGTCGGCTTGAATCAAGTGGTAGCGAAACAGCGGCAAAATCGACGAAGGTAG